gacagaaacacaacgGAGCTGTTTGAGAGTCATTCATATTTACAGCAGTCTTTAACAAGaatgaaagctgctgctgctgctgctcacatcgACCATGTCGTCTCCCTGGATCTCTCTCACAGAAGTGAACTTGGGGGTCTCAGAAACCAGCTTCCCATTCTCCTCTCTGACAGTGCACTgggcaaaaacaacacaaacacaaacatgcttcTCCACAATAAACGCATAAATCATCCCTTCTATTCATACATTTGTGGTATTAACCCTTCAACTTCTGTCTTATTCCATTTTGGATGTGATTTCCCTTGAATTACCATAAACTTCCTGCCGTCCACAGCTGTCATCTCCGATTCCTTTCCTATAGTGAAGGAGAACTCTCTGGTGAAGACTGGAGTCTTCACCGTGAAGGTGAAGTCTTTGCCGTTCTGCTTTATCACCATCACCGGCTTCACCTCCTTACGCATTTTGACAACCATCTCAGGAGCACcttgaaggtaaaaaaaaataaataacacacacacacacacagaaataaaatcaTTCAGAAAACATTCTTACCCATTACTTTCAGAAACTCTTCCAGGTTTTCCTCAGAATAAACCTTCCAGGTGCCGCTGAAGTCCATGTCTGCTGCTTGTGTTGTCGTTCCTGTCGACTCTGGTTGGCAGGTCGGGGACTTCAAACTCCCTGTTATTATATTTTACAGGAATTTCCAGTGAGAGCCAGAACAGGCTCCAACACACAGCAATCATGACAACCTTTGATTTCAGAGAGGATGTACAGGTTTccttataaatatttattacatcaacacttttgtttgtttcaaaatatacaaaatattaCTTGCAAACATTTTAAGGCAGCAAAAGCTCGGGCAGTTCAGTGCTGTGAGGTGCAGACATGGAAAAGGCAACATGGAGTTTCCACAATCATGACATGTTACGATCTGTTTACGTCCACAAATGTACTTAAAACATgttagcttaaaaaaaaaaaaaacacacagtggagaatgttttggacaaaaagaaaacaaaaaaaaacacacaactgtccAGCTGCAGGCGGTCTGCTGCAGTCCCTGAGGAAACACTGGTCGGTCATGCAGCATCACACAGTAAAGACAAATCGTTCACAGACCTCGGTCAAACATTTTTAGCATTTTGTAGCTACTTCCTGTGTACCCCAACTGATGTAGGACTTATTCAGGCCGATATGGttctctttaaaaaacaaattttgATATTTTCTTAAAGAATTTAAgaattaacatttaaataaacatttacagcCAAGCTAGTATATTTGTGAGGCTTTGGTGGAGCTAATTGCTAACATCACCAAGCTACCGGCACTGGTTAGCGTGCGACATGTTGCTAGTTAGCATGTTGGGGACTTTTAACtccctgttatttttttttaatggtgtcACAATAGGTTAAACTAACATACTCACTcacaatgctaacatgctgacGTTGAGCAAGCATACTGTTGGCCATGTCAAATCTTACTTTGGcgtgctagcatgctaacgttTGATAAAAATCAGTAAACACAATGTACAGCTGAGGCTGTGACGGGAATGTTTTCAGTTAAACTGATGATAGCACAGCATCTCTGCTAAACTTCATGACAATCTATCAAACAGTTAGTATATGTGCCACCTCATGGTGGCGCTGAAGAAAAAGATTAAAGCATTCAAATTAACAGGATTGATCCTGTGAGCGCCACGAATGTGTGAAAAAACAATTCATGATGCACACTGGTAGCATGGCTTaaagctaactgctaacatttCCTTACAATGTCTCTGCCCACATACTGCATAATCACACCAACTGCTATATCAATATGATTAATAATAAGGCGGCTTTACTTCATAGTGTTTCGGTGCTTTGAGTGGACAAACTCCACCCGTGTGATGCTTCAGGGTTGTGAGAACAAGTGCTCTGGCTCCTCTGGTAATGTAAACGTAAATGCTTTGGTAATACTGCATACTGGTAATACTACTGTTACATGattcaaaaaaggaaaaaaaacaaacaaacaaatcctcCAAAGATTCAGAAAAGTAGCCTACTTAtcaaaaacactttaaatgataaataatggagctttgctgcagctcctccaccctGCGCTGCGCTCAACGGATTCTGTGTGAGAAAGGAGCGCTCCTCTTCAGTTTTCAAGTATACTGTGCTTCATcattcctcctgctcctcctcctcctgttctttgTTTGGACCGGGGTCACTAAGGAAGCGTGACagcttcagctgctcctcctgctcctcctgctctccggCCTTTGCCGTGGCGCCGCCGTTGGCTGCCTGTGTGCCGCCTCTCTGGTTGGTCCTCTGAGGCGACTCGGTCAGCAGGCTGATGGCGTCAGGAGGGCCGCGGCGAGCCGGGGCAGCGGGGCGTCCGGGGCTTTCACTGTCATCATAGGTGAaaacctgctgctctgcaggacaaagcggggaCTCTTCATTCATTATTGCATGAgtgtataattaaaataaataaaaataataattaaaaaaaagctataAACCTGATTGGATGCtggtaaaaatgataaaaatattgtttttaactGACCTGGACCAAACCAGACTTTCCTCACGGACGGCATCTCCTGGCGTTTTGCAGGGACTGTGAGGTAGTGACTCATCTGTCAGTGAGACAGGACCGTCAGACAGAATTTCAGGCAGTACACGGGTCCTCAGAGCCAGACTTAAACTCACCCTTCTCTCCATCTCCACCCTCTGCTTCCTGAAGCGAACCTCGCTCACGTTGTCCTCGAGCGGGTCGATCATAAGGTCGTGTCTGCTGTACGAGCGGAGCTGAGGAGGGCAGCGTCACAAAACACGTGAAAGGATTAACTCCCTCCAGGCCTCAAACACCGATCTGTTCTACATCATCATTTCAACACATGCAGGCTGCGCTCACCCTCTGCTTGGTGTTCTGCAGGTTGGCTCGCAACATCTTCCTGATCTCCTGCTCACGACTCTTGGAGATGCTCGGCATCGCCCGCCGCCTGGGCTGCTCTTTTGGCTGGATGTTCCTgaagggagacacacacattcacatgacGCCGTGCAGCCTGCTAGCATAGCGCCACATGTGGACAGTCTGCTCTCTTACTGCATGGAGGCGGTCGAGCTGACTCTGGGCAGCTTGGCGGCGCTCCCGCTCTCCACCAGCATCATGGCCTGTTTCATCTCCATCTTGTTGTAGAAGGAGATGAGCTGCGGCTCGGTGGAGCGGTTGCCCGAGATCAGCCACTTCTTCAGGTAAGACTTGTTGAAGCGATTCAGCCTGGAAAGAGAGGCagaaataaaagtgtgtgtgtgtgttcagtttttGAGCAGGTCGTCCTCCTGATGAGGGAGATCATAAAGGAAATCCTACTTGTCCTTCCAGTGATGGTGTCCATAGTGACCACAGATACCTTCAATCCCCGTCAGGAGATGATCCAGAAACTGGAGGCAGAATGAGCATGTAGAAGGAGctgatttattcatatttaaatgATGAAATATCTCAGGTTAAAATGTCACCTGTGTGTGAATCTCCTCATTAATGGATCCTTtgctctccttcttcctcttcacagCCAGGAGCTCCACCAGAGGCTTGATGGTCATCCcctgaagacaaacacaaatTCACTccgacacaaaaaaacacaaaacacagactcCTCTACGCCACTAGAGGTCAGCACAGATCACAGATCACCAAACACAGAGCATAACAACCAGTTAAGGTTGACTTCTTAGTAAACATCAGGGACGTGTTGGCGTGCGGCCAAGgtgggatcgaaccgccaaccttggGGTTAGCGGTTAACCACATCCGTCAGATCCTTTAAAGGATCTATTTACTGTTAATgtacatataaacacataaaatacgAATACTGTTCTCACTTGGACAAAGACGGTGAAGAAGATGACGGTGATGATGGCGGTGAGGAACAAATTCTTCATCTCGTTGTCAGTCAACAGGAACCCCAGCGAGAAGGCGATGGCGCCTCGTAGGCCACCGTAGGCCACGATGAACTGGTCCTTTTTGCTCAGTTTAACGATACGGAATTTATTGATGATGGCCGTGAGCCCAACaactcctgaaacacacagagaacaaacatcagctgtgttttacgGGACATTATGAGGTTTAAGGTATGTTCACTGACCGAGGACTCTGGACACCAGACAGATGAACACCGTGAAGATGACGAAGGTCCAGTTCCATTCGTGCGGACCTTCCACCGTGGCCACCCCGAGGAAGATGAACATGAGCGTCTCACTCACGCTGCTCCACATCTTCAGGAAGTACTTGATGGTGGTGTAGGACTTGTGGGAGATGTTGGCCTCCACATACGGCCGCATAATCACGCCGCATGCGATCAAACTGCGTGAGAAAGAGACAATTTTGttgcatttaaagcacaaagttcggtctgcagttcctcaaacggccacctgaggtcactacAGATCAGCTGCCCTCCCTCCTCGTGCTCATCGACTTACGACATGATCCCTGACAGATGGAAGACCTCTGCTGAGAGGTAAGCCATGTAGCTGTAGAGGAAGACAAACAGCGGCTCGATGACGCGGGAGTGCGAGGTGAAGCGGGACGTGAAGGCTCCCAGGACGCCGTAAATGATGCCGACCAGGACGCCCCCCAGTGACACCACGAAGAAGCAGACCACGCCGAGGACGGCATCTACGACGGTCACACTCCCTGCGTGGGAGAACTCCTTCAAGAGGTGATACAGAACCTGCACAGAGGAAAGGAGGTCTTTAACCCTTTGTCTGCTTTGATTGGACGACCTGATAGACGGACACGAGTACATCTGTCTCACCACAGTGACGGCGTCGTTAAGAAGCGACTCTCCGAACACAAGgatgtgcagcagctcattgatGTGGATCTCCTCGAATAGGGACAGGACAGACACGGGGTCCACCGCCGAGATGATGGAGCCGAACAGCAGGCAGGACAGCAGGTCCACACTGCCCAGCTGGGCTGCCTCGATCTGACAGATACCGTAAACCGTCCCTCCGATGAAGAAGGCGTTCCACAGTGTGCCCACCACCGCGAACATCAGGATGGTGCCCATGTTCTCTGTGAAGGGCCGGATGGGCAGGAAGTAGCCGGCATCGAGGATGATGGGAGGCAGcaggtagaagaagaagagcttcGAGTCAAAGACGGGGGCCTTCTCATCCACGGCCTTGATGATGCCGCCCACCAGCAGGCCGACCACGATCAGCAGGCAGCTCTCCGGGACCACATGCGACACTCTGGGAATGATGTGAAAGGCTGAAGAGAGGACCGAGAGTCAATCAGGACAACATCAAAGTTTTACTCAATcttattttactttaatttttttaatgtggtaaTGTTGGTGTTTAGCTTCTAAAACATctgatttattgattttctTGATAAAAATCTGATTAAATTAAATGGAATTTGTGTCTTAAGATATTTATTCAACCACAACAAGCAGGTTAAAAAGCTACTTATGGCCATTTTCGTTTGAATCACTTCACAGCCAAACTAAGGGACCCTTTAAATGCACAAAtgcattacattttatttaaatatattatttatataatattatttaaataattactAAATGTCTTgtatttaatctgtttttaaacCAGAATCTCTTCATTTTGTTACTAAACTCACATTAACTCACATTGTTGACATgttaaagctaagctaacactgATGAGGGGCTGATGTCtgacaccacagagacacacagtttgtctgAGCTCATGTGGGACATGGGGCCTCTCCGTCATGTGACGGAGGTCcaggctgctgtgttttctgcagcctTGTGTGAAGCTGCCCTCCCgctcctccctctctgactctgcacactGACATCTTTGTTATCGTGCAGTGCATTAGGACAGGAAGTGGGACCGGCTATTGGAGACAACAGCTGGACGGACAAGATAAGATGCCAGAGAGCCTCGATAAGCTCACTCAGCCAATGGACGGCCGCAGGAAGggctcctgcagccaatcagaggcagcGTGTTCAGACATCCAACATGGTGGACGATACAAACAAACAGTCACAGCACATCTGTATCAGTGGTTTAACTGAAGAAGAAATAAAGTAAACAAGTCAACAGATTCACAGAGGAAGAAATCAAACACTGAAGAATAAACCTTTGATATATACTTATTAATTAAACCATTTAATCAGTTCAAACTGTTTGACAGACTTTTTAACTTTCGTGTCCACAGCAGGGCTGTTGGTAGAAATACTCCATGTAGTaaagcacagaggagaaagaggaggaagaggagggcagctgtgtcagagctgaaggTCACAGCATGTGATTAATCTCCACAGAGATTCATTCCATGCCTTCAATGAGTCTCAATATCAAACTCCAACCCTCCACCCACACGCTGCTCCTAAAAATAACTCTGTGGAAACTCCATCAGCTGAAAGGAGTCATGTTCAgagctcacacacagcagcctggaCCACGCGCAATGTTCTACACAGAATAACAACAACCCATCAATCATTTAAAGAATGCATTGATTCTGTAATTTAAGGTTTAATAAGCACTATTGATCTTTTATAGATGGATGACAGATCAATGTCTTTCTGAGTGGTGCACACCTGATGCTTTAATCGGAggctgcagcaggtgtgtgtgtgtgtgtgtgtgtgtgtgtgtgtgtcatgaaacCAAACTCACCGAGTTTCATGAGCAGAGCCAGGAGGATCCACAGAGAGATCTCGAACGGCTTCCTGACGTGCTCGTAGTTGAAGGACAGGACGGGGAAAGCCTTCTTGTGAGCCGTGGAGTTAGTTTGGTGGTGGGGAACCTCCTCCTGCGTGGATCGGGCTGGATTTCTCCACGTCTCGTTGTCCGCTGGAGCAAAATCACGACTCGCGgaggcagcagggaggaagaggagcagtaAAGCGCACATGACGCCGGTCAGCAGCGGAGCGGAGCTCCTCCGGGCGGGACGGAGCACAGCCATTTTCAGCTGGTGCGGCGGTGCTGCTCAGCTCTACAGCTCATGAAGATCAGGATGAGGATAGGACGGGAAGCCAGCGCGGTGCGCCGAGGAGAAGCGCGcacttttacacacaaacactccaggTATGTTAGAGTTATGCATAGTTAGGacgaagacgaagaagaagaagaagagccggTAATATGTGGTGTAAACAAACTTTGAGCAGGAAGAATCTGAGACGCTTTAACGCTGGAAAGTGTTGATAaaggtctgctgctgctttctgtcctcAAACGTGTCAACTCACATGCATCAGGGAGAGGTTctcactcttcttctctgtcctaTAACAGCGTGAGGCGGAGCGACATCTGCTGGCCGGCGGACCAAAATGGCCGCCTGGCAGAATAACAGAATTTCTGTACAAGTATTAGTTGCACTACAATAAACTTTCCTTGAGTAATCTTAATTTTTCACATGGCAGATTATTCAGGCAATAGGATTTAATGTGATCGTGCACGTATTGCATAACCCTGTGGGTGGTTGAACATTGTACCACTTCCAAAACATAACACTTTGTTTGCTCACATGTGttcattattgtgtttttgtttcaagcCAACTAAATGAAGCTTGTATGAGTAATAAGTAAGTACACACGTGGACAAAATTGTTGGTACCCCTCTtttaaggagaaaaaaaacccacaatggTCACAAAAAtaacttgaaactgaaaaaagtaacgataaataaaaatgtactgAAAATAACCAAGGTAAATCAGACGTTGCTTTTGAATTGTTGTTCAacataatcatttaaaaaaaaacaaactaatgaaACAGGCCTGGACAAAAATGATGATACCCTTAACTTAATATTTTGTTGCACAACCTTTTGAGGCAATCACTGCAATCAAATGATTCCTGTTACTGTCAATGACACTTCTGCACCTGGCAACAGGTATTTTGGCTCATTCTTCATGAGCAAACTGCTCCAATTGTCTCAGGTTTGAAGGGTGCCTTCTCCAGATGGCATGTTTCAGCTCCTTCTACAGATGTTCAATAGGTTCAGTTTAGATCAGGGCTCATAGAAGGCCACTTCAGAACAGTCCAATGTTTTGCTCTTGGCCATTATTGGGTGCTTTtagctgtgtgttttaggtCATTATCCTATAGCCTTCACGTCCCGCTTCATCCTATAATGTCTTTGGAAGTGGTTCTGGGCTCTTTAGTTACCATTCCTCTTTCAGCCACATCCAGGGAGGCTGGCTACAGTCCCATGGACCTTAAACTTCTGAATAATATGTGCAACTGTAGTCACAGGAACATCAAGCTGCTTGGAGATGGTCTTATAGCCCATCTCCAAGCAGACACACTATGTCACCAAACAGCACAGGGACTACTTGTCACCCTTTAAATAGGCAGACTGACTGATTACAAGTTTGAAGACACCTGTGATACTAATTAGAGGACACGCCTTAGTTTAACATGTCCCTGTGGTCAAACTATTTTCAATCTTTTCTTGGGTACCATCATTTTTGTCCAGACCTGTTTCAGTagtctgttttttaaaatgattatgTTGAACAACAACTCACAAGCAGTGTCTGATTTACCTTGGTTAATTTTcagttaatttttatttattacttttGTCAGTTACAGCTTGTTTTTGTGACCATTGtgggtttttctttccttaaaaGAGGGGTACCAACAATTTTGTCCACGTGTGTATGCTTCCATGCACTTTTGTGTAGCCTGTAGGTGGCAGTCACAGACTGATTATTGTTGTATTGATGATGATTTGATTATGGATTTGGATTTCTTCTCATTTTGGTAATTTCCCCCTCTTTACCAGGCCATCATTTTGGTACATATGGCACAATTTATGACACTTTGGTGTCCACTTCTACAAACTaatataaaaaaagattaa
This region of Parambassis ranga chromosome 2, fParRan2.1, whole genome shotgun sequence genomic DNA includes:
- the LOC114431860 gene encoding fatty acid-binding protein, liver-like; the protein is MDFSGTWKVYSEENLEEFLKVMGAPEMVVKMRKEVKPVMVIKQNGKDFTFTVKTPVFTREFSFTIGKESEMTAVDGRKFMCTVREENGKLVSETPKFTSVREIQGDDMVDTITAGSVTYISRSKRV
- the LOC114428409 gene encoding Na(+)/H(+) exchanger beta-like, which codes for MAVLRPARRSSAPLLTGVMCALLLLFLPAASASRDFAPADNETWRNPARSTQEEVPHHQTNSTAHKKAFPVLSFNYEHVRKPFEISLWILLALLMKLAFHIIPRVSHVVPESCLLIVVGLLVGGIIKAVDEKAPVFDSKLFFFYLLPPIILDAGYFLPIRPFTENMGTILMFAVVGTLWNAFFIGGTVYGICQIEAAQLGSVDLLSCLLFGSIISAVDPVSVLSLFEEIHINELLHILVFGESLLNDAVTVVLYHLLKEFSHAGSVTVVDAVLGVVCFFVVSLGGVLVGIIYGVLGAFTSRFTSHSRVIEPLFVFLYSYMAYLSAEVFHLSGIMSLIACGVIMRPYVEANISHKSYTTIKYFLKMWSSVSETLMFIFLGVATVEGPHEWNWTFVIFTVFICLVSRVLGVVGLTAIINKFRIVKLSKKDQFIVAYGGLRGAIAFSLGFLLTDNEMKNLFLTAIITVIFFTVFVQGMTIKPLVELLAVKRKKESKGSINEEIHTQFLDHLLTGIEGICGHYGHHHWKDKLNRFNKSYLKKWLISGNRSTEPQLISFYNKMEMKQAMMLVESGSAAKLPRVSSTASMQNIQPKEQPRRRAMPSISKSREQEIRKMLRANLQNTKQRLRSYSRHDLMIDPLEDNVSEVRFRKQRVEMERRMSHYLTVPAKRQEMPSVRKVWFGPEQQVFTYDDSESPGRPAAPARRGPPDAISLLTESPQRTNQRGGTQAANGGATAKAGEQEEQEEQLKLSRFLSDPGPNKEQEEEEQEE